AAAATATGGTAGTTAAACTGATTAAAAAGGAGGTGTTCAAAATGAACATATTGTTTACGCCAATAGGGGTTGTGGCAGTGTTAATCTTTGTGCTTATCTCTGCCATAAAGGTATTGAGGGAGTATGAGAGGGCTGTTGTCTTCCGTTTGGGAAGGCTTGTGGGAGAAAGGGGGCCAGGTCTGATTATCGTCCTTCCTGTGATTGAACAGTGGCAAAAGGTTGATACAAGGACGATAACAATGGATATTCCGCCACAGGAGGTAATCACCCAAGATAATGTTACCATAAGGGTTAATGCTGTGGCATATTTCAGGGTTGTTAATCCAAATGAGGCAATAACAAAGGTTGTGAACTATACCTATGCCACATCGCAAATAGCCCAGACAACCTTAAGAAGCGTGCTTGGTCAGGCTGAGCTTGATGAGCTTCTATCCCAGAGGGAAAAGATAAACCATAAGCTTCAGACAATCATTGAT
This genomic interval from bacterium contains the following:
- a CDS encoding slipin family protein gives rise to the protein MNILFTPIGVVAVLIFVLISAIKVLREYERAVVFRLGRLVGERGPGLIIVLPVIEQWQKVDTRTITMDIPPQEVITQDNVTIRVNAVAYFRVVNPNEAITKVVNYTYATSQIAQTTLRSVLGQAELDELLSQREKINHKLQTIIDSQTDPWGVKVSVVEVKDVELPEAMKRAMAKQAEAEREKRAKIIHAEGEFQAAERLTAAAETISRIPSAIQLRFLQTLTEISTEKTSTIIFPVPIDMLKSLVKGEKNG